A genome region from Alteripontixanthobacter maritimus includes the following:
- a CDS encoding GlsB/YeaQ/YmgE family stress response membrane protein, which produces MGWIIAIIVGGVAGWLASLVMNRDASMGIFWNIVVGIIGSILGNVIANAAFGLGGSIQEFSLTGLIIAIVGAIVLLGIVNLVQRGRVR; this is translated from the coding sequence ATGGGCTGGATTATCGCAATTATCGTTGGTGGTGTCGCGGGCTGGTTGGCAAGCCTGGTCATGAACCGTGATGCCTCGATGGGCATTTTCTGGAATATCGTGGTCGGCATTATCGGTTCGATCCTTGGCAACGTCATCGCCAACGCAGCATTTGGTCTTGGCGGGTCGATCCAGGAATTCAGCCTGACCGGTCTGATCATCGCCATCGTTGGCGCGATCGTATTGCTCGGCATCGTGAACCTCGTCCAGCGTGGGCGCGTTCGCTGA
- the sciP gene encoding CtrA inhibitor SciP, translating to MIENQKIRPAEVIGPLGEPLTLDDLPSPKTRRWVVRRKAEVVAAVNGGLLTIDEVLERYGLTLEEFASWQRAVDRSGMQGLRVTRIQHYRDLYERQLKY from the coding sequence ATGATCGAGAACCAAAAAATTCGTCCGGCCGAAGTTATCGGTCCCTTAGGGGAGCCGCTGACGCTGGACGACCTGCCATCGCCCAAAACGCGCCGCTGGGTGGTACGCCGCAAGGCTGAAGTGGTCGCGGCCGTCAATGGCGGCTTGCTGACCATCGACGAGGTTCTGGAACGCTACGGCCTGACGCTGGAGGAGTTCGCGTCCTGGCAGCGGGCGGTCGACCGGTCCGGAATGCAGGGCCTGCGCGTCACGCGTATCCAGCATTACCGCGATCTCTACGAACGCCAGCTCAAATACTGA